The Pseudomonas sp. SCB32 DNA window GGCGAGCACCTTGAAGCCGCTGCTGAGCAAGCTGAAGGCGGCGGCGACCACGCCACCGGCGAGGATGTCGCGCAGGCCCGGGCCGCCGGCTTTCGCGGGCTTGCCGGCCCTTTCCTCTTCCTCGTCCTGGCTGCCGACACGGAGGATTTCCGCTGCCGCCACGCCTTCGGGATAGGGCAGGTTACTCTGCACCACCATCACCCGGCGCAGCGGGATGGTATAGAGCACACCGAGTATGCCGCCGATGGAACAGATCGCCGCGGTCTGCCAGAACGGGAAGCCGCTCCAGTAGCCGATCATCAGGAGGCCGGGAAGGATGAAGATGATCGAGGACAGGGTGCCAGCCGCCGAGGCCTGGGTCTGCACCATGTTGTTCTCGAGGATGTTGGAGCCGGAGAAGTAGCGCAGCACGGCCATGGAAATGACCGCCGCGGGGATCGACGAGGCGAAGGTCAGGCCGACCTTGAGGCCGAGGTACACGTTGGAAGCGGTGAACACCACGGTAATCAGCGCGCCCAGGATCAGGCCGCGAACCGTCAGCTCGGCGAGGTTGGACTCGTCGGGAATCCTTTCTTGCATGTAGGCAATCTCTTTATGAAGCGAAACTGCCAAAGCGTAGGACAGTGAGCCTGCCACGGCGACCCATAATGGCGACGAATGCGGTCTGCGGTGCGGCTTTGTTGCCGCAAGTCACGGGGATCGCAGGAAATTCCGGGCCGACACCGAGCCTGTAGGAGTGAGCCTGCTCGCGAACGGAGCCCCCGATTAATTCGGCGTTATGCGTTTCGCGAGCAAGCTCGCTCCTACCAAAAGCCGTCAGACCATAGGGCGCATAACGCCTGGGGCGTTATCCGCCGCGGCGGCGGATAACCCGTTCCGGGTTATCCGCCCTACCGGAACGAAAACCCTGTCAGAAAGGTTTGTCGCCCAGGATCGTCGCGCGGTGCATCACCCGGCGCTGCGGTCGGTAATCGTCCACCGCGTAATGCTGGGTCACGCGGTTATCCCAGAAGGCCACGTCGCTCTCCTTCCAGCGCCAGCGCACGGTGAATTCCGGGCGGGCGAAGTGGGCGAACAGCAGGTCGAGGATCGCGCGGCTTTCCGCCGGCTCCAACTCGTTGATGCGGGTGGTGAAGCCGTCGCTGACGAACAGCGCCTTGCGCCCGGTAACCGGGTGCGTGCGGATCACCGGGTGGCTGCGCGGTGGGTTCTTCCTGCGGGCCTCCTCCAGGCGCGCGAGGTCCGCATCGCTGGCGCCGAAGCGTTCCTGGGGGAAGGACTTGCTGATGTCGTGGGTTGCGGTAAGGCCATCCAGCAACTGTTGCAGCGGTTTCGACAGCGCCTCGAACGCCGCGATGCCACTGGCCCACAGGGTGTCGCCACCGTAGGGCGGCAGCTGCTTGGCGGCCAGCACGGCGCCCAATGCCGGAGTTTCCAGGAAGGTCACGTCGGTGTGCCAGATGGCGTTGTCGCGCACGTCGGTGACGGCGGTGTCGAGGACGATGACTTCGCGCTGTTCGGGCGAGCTGGGGTAGATCGGGTGGATGTGCAGGTCGCCGAAGCGCGCGGCGAAGTTCGCCTGCTGGGTCGGGGTCAGCGGCTGGTCGCGGAAGAACAGCACCTGGTGATCGAGCAGGGCCTGCTCGATCTGGCGCTGCGCCGCGTCGTCCAGCGGATCAGCCAGGCGGATACCGGAGACGACGGCGCCCAGTGCCGGGTTGATGGGTTCGATGGTCAGGGTAGTCATGTTCGTGTGCTCTCGTGAGGTTCACGGGAAGAGGCGTGCTCTCCCCTGCCCTCGCCTGCCTGGCGAAGGAGTCGAATCGATGTGTTCATTCCCAGGATGCGAAGCGCTTCTGCACCCAGCGCAACCCGAGCTCGAAGCTCAGCGCGATGGCCGCGATCAGCAGAATCCCCAGCACCACGACATCGGTGGCGAGGAACTGCGCGGCGGACTGCACCATGAAGCCCAGGCCGCGGTTGGCGGCGATCAGTTCGGCCGCGACCAGGGTCGACCAGCCCACGCCCAGGGCGATGCGCAGGCCGGTCAGCACTTCGGGCAACGCACTGGGCAGGATCACGTGGCGCACTACCTGCAGGCGGCTGGCGCCCAGGCAGCGCACGGCCTGGATGCGCGTTTTGTCCACGCGGCGCACGCCGGCGGCGGTGGCGATCAGCAGCGGCGCGAACAGCGCGAGGTAGATCAGCAGCACCTTGGACAGCTCGCCGATGCCGAACCAGATGACGATCAGCGGCAGGTAGGCCAGCGGCGGTACCGGGCGGTAAAACTCCACCAGCGGATCGAAGGCCGCGCCCACCAACGGGTTGAGGCCCATCAGGATGCCCAGCGGAATGGCCGTCAGCACCGCCGCGCCCAGTGCCAGCAGCACGCGCAGCAGGCTGGTGCCGATGTGTTGCCACAGCGACGCATCGACGTAGCCCTCGGCGAG harbors:
- the tauD gene encoding taurine dioxygenase, which gives rise to MTTLTIEPINPALGAVVSGIRLADPLDDAAQRQIEQALLDHQVLFFRDQPLTPTQQANFAARFGDLHIHPIYPSSPEQREVIVLDTAVTDVRDNAIWHTDVTFLETPALGAVLAAKQLPPYGGDTLWASGIAAFEALSKPLQQLLDGLTATHDISKSFPQERFGASDADLARLEEARRKNPPRSHPVIRTHPVTGRKALFVSDGFTTRINELEPAESRAILDLLFAHFARPEFTVRWRWKESDVAFWDNRVTQHYAVDDYRPQRRVMHRATILGDKPF
- a CDS encoding ABC transporter permease subunit; amino-acid sequence: MPTDTLAGKLPAAAPTARSVPRDYRRWAAAGSVGGIFVLWWLATHLGWVDTLFLPAPEQLVEAFQRLLAEGYVDASLWQHIGTSLLRVLLALGAAVLTAIPLGILMGLNPLVGAAFDPLVEFYRPVPPLAYLPLIVIWFGIGELSKVLLIYLALFAPLLIATAAGVRRVDKTRIQAVRCLGASRLQVVRHVILPSALPEVLTGLRIALGVGWSTLVAAELIAANRGLGFMVQSAAQFLATDVVVLGILLIAAIALSFELGLRWVQKRFASWE